A genomic window from Pungitius pungitius chromosome 12, fPunPun2.1, whole genome shotgun sequence includes:
- the zgc:158403 gene encoding tetratricopeptide repeat protein 39A isoform X1 has translation MSNGKDANAAENSVLCCSSSQMTLKECLDECMEALDLFLNNHFKESLDMLRPRVKESMYHALIYATVLEMQAMMTFQPDDISNAGQTMKSAQEVCHKFRRKSSGLLSKSGGDSLTEVQLHAEVCYAECQLQRAALTFLQDENMVSFIKGGIKVRNSYLIYKELHSLINSPGSPKGASHVHLEGGISFGIGAFNLTLSLFPPRILKVLEFAGFSGDKDYGLSLLGDGATGMNLRSMLCALLLLCYYTFLTFILGTGEGEVTEAERLLRPFRLRYPRGAIFLFFAGRTEEIKGNIDEAVALFEDGCKAQQAWKQFHHMCYWELMWCFTYKRLWKMAYFYADLLSKESLWSKAMYVYMKAAYLSMLQEDEARPFGEDEVELFRQVPTFKQKIAGKSPPTEKFAIRKARRYKARCPIRLPVPVLEMMYMWNGFSMISKRPELTEGMMQTLVEAERTLLEAPGNEHSVDDRCVIHLLKGLCLKNQGLLQAAEESFGKVLSSEKKIRFDHYLVPNCLVELALLYIDQGRRDEAIQLLHKAKHNYKEYSMESRTQFRVHATLAKLKADPEEEEDTRM, from the exons CAGTGTTTTGTGCTGCAGCTCGTCGCAGATGACTCTGAAAGAGTGCTTGGATGAGTGCATGGAGGCCCTGGACCTCTTCCTTAACAACCACTTCAAGGAGAGCCTGGACATGCTGCGGCCGAG AGTGAAGGAGAGCATGTACCACGCTCTCATTTACGCCACCGTGCTGGAAATGCAGGCCATGATGACCTTCCAGCCGGACGACATCAGCAACGCGGGACAGACCATGAAGAGCGCCCAGGAGGTCTGCCACAA GTTCCGACGGAAGTCCTCGGGTTTGTTGAGCAAGTCCGGTGGGGATTCGCTCACTGAAG tgcAGCTTCACGCTGAAGTGTGTTACGCAGAGTGCCAACTCCAAAGGGCTGCTCTCACCTTCCTACAG GACGAGAACATGGTGAGCTTCATTAAAGGAGGGATCAAAGTACGGAACAGTTACCTAATTTACAA AGAGCTGCATTCCTTAATTAATTCCCCCGGCTCCCCCAAAGGAGCCAGCCACGTCCACCTGGAGGGAGGAATCTCCTTTGGAATCGGGGCCTTTAACCTG accctctctctgtttcctccaCGGATACTCAAAGTTCTCGAGTTTGCGGGCTTCTCCGGAGACAAG GATTACGGTCTGTCTCTGCTGGGCGACGGTGCCACGGGGATGAATCTGCGCTCCATGCTGtgcgccctgctgctgctctgctactACACCTTCCTCACCTTCATACTCG GCACCGGCGAGGGGGAGGTGACCGAAGCCGAGAGGCTGCTGAGACCTTTCCGTCTCCGCTACCCGCGG GGGGCAATATTCCTCTTTTTTGCAGGCAGGACTGAGGAGATCAAGGGGAACATTGATGAG GCCGTGGCCCTGTTCGAGGACGGCTGCAAGGCCCAGCAGGCGTGGAAGCAGTTCCACCACATGTGCTACTGGGAGCTGATGTGGTGCTTCACCTACAAGCGGCTGTGGAAGATGGCGTACTTCTACGCCGACCTCCTGAGTAAGGAGAGCCTCTGGTCCAAG GCCATGTATGTTTACATGAAAGCTGCTTACCTCAGCATGCTGCAGGAAGACGAGGCCAGGCCTTTTGGGGAGGACGAGGTTGAGCTGTTCAG ACAGGTGCCCACTTTCAAGCAGAAGATAGCGGGGAAGTCCCCCCCGACCGAGAAGTTCGCCATCCGCAAAGCGCGGCGGTACAAGGCCCGCTGCCCGATCCGGCTGCCGGTGCCCGTGCTG GAGATGATGTACATGTGGAACGGCTTCAGTATGATCAGCAAACGCCCGGAGCTCACTGAAGGCATGATGCAGACTTTGGTGGAGGCGGAGCGCACCCTGCTGGAGGCCCCCG GCAACGAGCACTCGGTGGACGACCGCTGCGTGATCCACCTGCTGAAGGGCCTGTGCCTGAAGAACCAGGGCCTCCTCCAGGCCGCCGAGGAGAGCTTCGGCAAAGTGTTGTCCAG TGAAAAGAAGATCCGGTTCGACCACTACCTGGTGCCCAACTGCCTGGTGGAGCTCGCCCTGCTCTACATCGACCAGGGCCGGAGGGACGAGGCCATCCAGCTGCTGCACAAGGCCAA ACATAACTACAAAGAATACTCGATGGAGTCACGCACACAGTTCAGGGTCCACGCCACTCTGGCCAAACTCAAGGCcgacccggaggaggaggaggacactcgCATGTAG
- the zgc:158403 gene encoding tetratricopeptide repeat protein 39A isoform X2 produces MSNGKDANAAENSSQMTLKECLDECMEALDLFLNNHFKESLDMLRPRVKESMYHALIYATVLEMQAMMTFQPDDISNAGQTMKSAQEVCHKFRRKSSGLLSKSGGDSLTEVQLHAEVCYAECQLQRAALTFLQDENMVSFIKGGIKVRNSYLIYKELHSLINSPGSPKGASHVHLEGGISFGIGAFNLTLSLFPPRILKVLEFAGFSGDKDYGLSLLGDGATGMNLRSMLCALLLLCYYTFLTFILGTGEGEVTEAERLLRPFRLRYPRGAIFLFFAGRTEEIKGNIDEAVALFEDGCKAQQAWKQFHHMCYWELMWCFTYKRLWKMAYFYADLLSKESLWSKAMYVYMKAAYLSMLQEDEARPFGEDEVELFRQVPTFKQKIAGKSPPTEKFAIRKARRYKARCPIRLPVPVLEMMYMWNGFSMISKRPELTEGMMQTLVEAERTLLEAPGNEHSVDDRCVIHLLKGLCLKNQGLLQAAEESFGKVLSSEKKIRFDHYLVPNCLVELALLYIDQGRRDEAIQLLHKAKHNYKEYSMESRTQFRVHATLAKLKADPEEEEDTRM; encoded by the exons CTCGTCGCAGATGACTCTGAAAGAGTGCTTGGATGAGTGCATGGAGGCCCTGGACCTCTTCCTTAACAACCACTTCAAGGAGAGCCTGGACATGCTGCGGCCGAG AGTGAAGGAGAGCATGTACCACGCTCTCATTTACGCCACCGTGCTGGAAATGCAGGCCATGATGACCTTCCAGCCGGACGACATCAGCAACGCGGGACAGACCATGAAGAGCGCCCAGGAGGTCTGCCACAA GTTCCGACGGAAGTCCTCGGGTTTGTTGAGCAAGTCCGGTGGGGATTCGCTCACTGAAG tgcAGCTTCACGCTGAAGTGTGTTACGCAGAGTGCCAACTCCAAAGGGCTGCTCTCACCTTCCTACAG GACGAGAACATGGTGAGCTTCATTAAAGGAGGGATCAAAGTACGGAACAGTTACCTAATTTACAA AGAGCTGCATTCCTTAATTAATTCCCCCGGCTCCCCCAAAGGAGCCAGCCACGTCCACCTGGAGGGAGGAATCTCCTTTGGAATCGGGGCCTTTAACCTG accctctctctgtttcctccaCGGATACTCAAAGTTCTCGAGTTTGCGGGCTTCTCCGGAGACAAG GATTACGGTCTGTCTCTGCTGGGCGACGGTGCCACGGGGATGAATCTGCGCTCCATGCTGtgcgccctgctgctgctctgctactACACCTTCCTCACCTTCATACTCG GCACCGGCGAGGGGGAGGTGACCGAAGCCGAGAGGCTGCTGAGACCTTTCCGTCTCCGCTACCCGCGG GGGGCAATATTCCTCTTTTTTGCAGGCAGGACTGAGGAGATCAAGGGGAACATTGATGAG GCCGTGGCCCTGTTCGAGGACGGCTGCAAGGCCCAGCAGGCGTGGAAGCAGTTCCACCACATGTGCTACTGGGAGCTGATGTGGTGCTTCACCTACAAGCGGCTGTGGAAGATGGCGTACTTCTACGCCGACCTCCTGAGTAAGGAGAGCCTCTGGTCCAAG GCCATGTATGTTTACATGAAAGCTGCTTACCTCAGCATGCTGCAGGAAGACGAGGCCAGGCCTTTTGGGGAGGACGAGGTTGAGCTGTTCAG ACAGGTGCCCACTTTCAAGCAGAAGATAGCGGGGAAGTCCCCCCCGACCGAGAAGTTCGCCATCCGCAAAGCGCGGCGGTACAAGGCCCGCTGCCCGATCCGGCTGCCGGTGCCCGTGCTG GAGATGATGTACATGTGGAACGGCTTCAGTATGATCAGCAAACGCCCGGAGCTCACTGAAGGCATGATGCAGACTTTGGTGGAGGCGGAGCGCACCCTGCTGGAGGCCCCCG GCAACGAGCACTCGGTGGACGACCGCTGCGTGATCCACCTGCTGAAGGGCCTGTGCCTGAAGAACCAGGGCCTCCTCCAGGCCGCCGAGGAGAGCTTCGGCAAAGTGTTGTCCAG TGAAAAGAAGATCCGGTTCGACCACTACCTGGTGCCCAACTGCCTGGTGGAGCTCGCCCTGCTCTACATCGACCAGGGCCGGAGGGACGAGGCCATCCAGCTGCTGCACAAGGCCAA ACATAACTACAAAGAATACTCGATGGAGTCACGCACACAGTTCAGGGTCCACGCCACTCTGGCCAAACTCAAGGCcgacccggaggaggaggaggacactcgCATGTAG
- the zgc:158403 gene encoding tetratricopeptide repeat protein 39A isoform X3 — translation MVSFIKGGIKVRNSYLIYKELHSLINSPGSPKGASHVHLEGGISFGIGAFNLTLSLFPPRILKVLEFAGFSGDKDYGLSLLGDGATGMNLRSMLCALLLLCYYTFLTFILGTGEGEVTEAERLLRPFRLRYPRGAIFLFFAGRTEEIKGNIDEAVALFEDGCKAQQAWKQFHHMCYWELMWCFTYKRLWKMAYFYADLLSKESLWSKAMYVYMKAAYLSMLQEDEARPFGEDEVELFRQVPTFKQKIAGKSPPTEKFAIRKARRYKARCPIRLPVPVLEMMYMWNGFSMISKRPELTEGMMQTLVEAERTLLEAPGNEHSVDDRCVIHLLKGLCLKNQGLLQAAEESFGKVLSSEKKIRFDHYLVPNCLVELALLYIDQGRRDEAIQLLHKAKHNYKEYSMESRTQFRVHATLAKLKADPEEEEDTRM, via the exons ATGGTGAGCTTCATTAAAGGAGGGATCAAAGTACGGAACAGTTACCTAATTTACAA AGAGCTGCATTCCTTAATTAATTCCCCCGGCTCCCCCAAAGGAGCCAGCCACGTCCACCTGGAGGGAGGAATCTCCTTTGGAATCGGGGCCTTTAACCTG accctctctctgtttcctccaCGGATACTCAAAGTTCTCGAGTTTGCGGGCTTCTCCGGAGACAAG GATTACGGTCTGTCTCTGCTGGGCGACGGTGCCACGGGGATGAATCTGCGCTCCATGCTGtgcgccctgctgctgctctgctactACACCTTCCTCACCTTCATACTCG GCACCGGCGAGGGGGAGGTGACCGAAGCCGAGAGGCTGCTGAGACCTTTCCGTCTCCGCTACCCGCGG GGGGCAATATTCCTCTTTTTTGCAGGCAGGACTGAGGAGATCAAGGGGAACATTGATGAG GCCGTGGCCCTGTTCGAGGACGGCTGCAAGGCCCAGCAGGCGTGGAAGCAGTTCCACCACATGTGCTACTGGGAGCTGATGTGGTGCTTCACCTACAAGCGGCTGTGGAAGATGGCGTACTTCTACGCCGACCTCCTGAGTAAGGAGAGCCTCTGGTCCAAG GCCATGTATGTTTACATGAAAGCTGCTTACCTCAGCATGCTGCAGGAAGACGAGGCCAGGCCTTTTGGGGAGGACGAGGTTGAGCTGTTCAG ACAGGTGCCCACTTTCAAGCAGAAGATAGCGGGGAAGTCCCCCCCGACCGAGAAGTTCGCCATCCGCAAAGCGCGGCGGTACAAGGCCCGCTGCCCGATCCGGCTGCCGGTGCCCGTGCTG GAGATGATGTACATGTGGAACGGCTTCAGTATGATCAGCAAACGCCCGGAGCTCACTGAAGGCATGATGCAGACTTTGGTGGAGGCGGAGCGCACCCTGCTGGAGGCCCCCG GCAACGAGCACTCGGTGGACGACCGCTGCGTGATCCACCTGCTGAAGGGCCTGTGCCTGAAGAACCAGGGCCTCCTCCAGGCCGCCGAGGAGAGCTTCGGCAAAGTGTTGTCCAG TGAAAAGAAGATCCGGTTCGACCACTACCTGGTGCCCAACTGCCTGGTGGAGCTCGCCCTGCTCTACATCGACCAGGGCCGGAGGGACGAGGCCATCCAGCTGCTGCACAAGGCCAA ACATAACTACAAAGAATACTCGATGGAGTCACGCACACAGTTCAGGGTCCACGCCACTCTGGCCAAACTCAAGGCcgacccggaggaggaggaggacactcgCATGTAG
- the gadd45gip1 gene encoding large ribosomal subunit protein mL64 gives MAASMLCRRTAVLCRALKGISCSKTVLSVDSQRGLLLQSASYNPRPLKLNLHQPYIPDKDSEKTPEWQKSSRYDRKLFGRYGSASGVDLASLWPSRGELDQMIAEENEWHPPLEVMLKNVEAREKEEAQKRLAKETLIAANMAKMPKMIADWRREKRETKSKLKEEKARRTKLLAEARERFGYALDPRSPKFLEMVAEIEKEEKKKKKLVKRRLRDEQLAAPPPVAPPPPTAVS, from the exons ATGGCGGCGTCCATGCTGTGCAGGAGGACGGCAGTGTTGTGTAGGGCTTTAAAGGGAATATCATGTTCAAAGACGGTACTTTCTGTGGACTCCCAACGCGGGCTTCTGCTGCAGAGCGCTTCCTACAACCCGAGACCTTTGAAGCTGAACCTCCACCAGCCGTACATCCCCGACAAGGACAGCGAGAAGACGCCCGAGTGGCAGAAGAGCAGCCGCTATGACCGGAAGCTGTTCGGTCGCTACGGCTCCGCCTCGGGGGTCGACCTGGCCTCGCTGTGGCCCAGCCGCGGGGAGCTGGACCAGATGATCGCAGAGGAAAACGAGTGGCATCCTCCGTTGGAGGTAATGCTGAAGAACGTCGAGGccagggagaaagaggaagccCAGAAGCGGTTGGCCAA AGAGACACTCATTGCGGCCAACATGGCCAAAATGCCCAAGATGATAGCCGACTGGCGGCGGGAGAAACGCGAAACCAAGAGcaagctgaaggaggagaaggctcgCCGCACAAAGCTGCTGGCCGAGGCCCGGGAGCGCTTTGGCTACGCCCTGGACCCCCGCAGCCCCAAGTTCTTGGAGATGGTTGCGGagatagaaaaggaggagaagaagaaaaagaagctaGTGAAGCGCAGGCTGAGAGATGAGCAGTTGgcggctcccccccccgtcgcacctcctcctcccaccgccGTCTCGTAG